TGCTCACCTCTCCTCTGAAGCCATAGGTAGCAATAGACGTGAGGTCCTCAAACGTCTGCAGTTTGCTGGTAGTAAACCTTTCACACACGATTTCCATATCCTCCTTCTGAAACAACAATAAGACCAAAACAAATCTTTACATCAGGGCAGTCTGAGACCTGGACTCAGTGCTGAACTTTAAACCAATAATTTGAATTTCAACAGTCCGGACTGGGACACATGGTTCATGATCCAGATCTTTGCTGTTCTAGACCAGGGGCCCCTACTGTCAGGGGCTGAAGAAGAgactatttatatatatatatatatataaaaatatttcctTACACTGTAATTCTCAATTTACCATAACAATTTGTAGATTTTTTGAGATTTACAGATCAATCAGCATCCAAAAAGCATCATCTGTATGAGGAGAACCTCTGAACTTTGACTGTTGTCTCCCACCGCGCCCCCCTGTGTGGACGCCCCTGCCACCCACCCTGATGCCTGTGCCGTTATCCTGAATCTGAAGCATCTTCAGTCCTCCGTCTTTCACCGTCACCTGGATGCTGGTGGACTTGGCATCCAgactgtaacacaaagtgcagcTACTAGTCAGGTGGACGGGGGGCAAGACGAGATGTAAACAATGATGGCTGCTACAATACAGCAGCACATGTATTCGTCCCACCACTGAGAACCCTTAATATTAGCTTCCATATTAGGACTTTATCATGCAGCTAAATCTTTTACCAGTTTTCAATCATTTCTTTGACCGCGTTGCCAGGACGCTGGATAACTTCTCCTGCAGCAATCCTGTTGACAACAGTCTCGTCTAGCCTCCGGATAACCCCCGCCATGTTTACAGTGCTGCGCACTTCCTGTAAAGATCCCTAAACTGTAGCCGGTGGCTGTGAATATACACAAATGAGGAttataatgtatatttttaGGCTTAACTGAACCATCGCCTCttgtgcacagcagcagcacgcaTGTaatcagagaggaggaaaacaaataGTGACGTCTCACTCCATCCTTAAATGTCAAAACTGCACTCTAAAACATTAACGTTATAAACTAGCTgctaatgttttattttcatacagTACTATCACAATTAAACAGTTATGTGTAATAatgttaaaaatatatcatGCTTGTCTTATGATACAATAATGACGCTTCCTGTATGATCCGCCGTGTTGTTTCAACGAAGTGATGCATCCTCTGCCCAATACACGATCTTTGATGGCAGCGCGGGGAGAGGAGAAGGGGGCGGGGTCTGCGTCAACGGTAGTGCGTAGTGAACCGGATGTCATTCGTCTTCTTCGTTGGTGAAATTCTTGTAAAAACATGAAGCACAGCGCCACAAAACGACCGAGAGGGCAAAACAAGTAGTTATCCTAGTTATCCACATTAAATCATGACACACATTTGTTCTAGGTTATATTGtactattaaaaaaacaatattcaaattaaaatatttaaaacaatattttatttaatttttatttttatttttatttttaatactataaataaaataatttaggATTTTATAGGAAAAatcaaaatgagaaaaaacctTTAATGGTCTAATTAATTACAATAAATTATATGAAATATCTATCATCAGTTTTAGGTGAATTTGGCCTGCAGCTTTTTGTATGATCTCTTCATATTGACACACAATGCCAGAGATATCTCAGGAATGTaccattttacacattttacaacGTCCAATAAGGCTCCGAGGTAATAAATTACGTCAGTAGCCTGAAGGCTGTAAAGAAGTGAGGTAAAGGTAACTGTCGCCAGGGGGAAGATATCTTCACCAAGGTCtgcagagaggtcaaaggtcggaATTGCTTTCAGAACAGCAGCCACATCTTTACTTTGATTGTTGTGTAGCTTTCATAATGCACAAATTGACTCTGTGAATCCAAATATGACTCAATCTCACTCAAGATGGGAGAAtctgtgttgatgcatactcagaatacattttattattttgcatgttttaaCATGTTAAACCATTTTAATACTGCTGAGACATTGCTGCAGTGTGTACACGTGTTTTTCCTGCACATTCCCATTCAAAGGCTTCACTGGAATCTTCAACCATGCACATAGttggctgtggctgtgtctgCATTCCTCACAGCACCGCATATGACTTTGTTTTTTGGCGTGGCACGTTTTAGCAGGACGGCCTTAATCTGCAAAAATCCAAATATTCTCTgagagattttctgtctgtctattGGATCATTTACAATCTGTTATTACAATAGGGGCCAAAATCATGTTGCTGGGGAGGTTTCAGTGTTTTGGCCTCAGGAAGGATGACCTCAACAGGCTGAAATCCTCTGAGGGCATCCAGGGGGCGGCGCCGCTTGGATATCACAGTGAGGCAGAGCCACTGAACGCAGTCGAACCTGAAACTAGTTTCAGCTTTAAGAGTGCTGACAAAGGACTATGCAAATCAAAACTGAGCTGAGGTTTCTACCctacattaaaaatgaataaataaataagaacgTAGATTAAACGAATGTCAAATCAAAGTTTTATCTGACCTTTACAGAGCGTTTGTTGATGTTTAGGTGAGGCTGAGCTCACTCTTTCCTGCAGTTACATAATACTAGACCTGTTATCCTCCTCCGTGCTGTTAATCCCACCACGGTCTGGGACAACATCTTCACTCAGTGTAACTTACACCAAAGGTATAAACCCTGAGAGCTAACTTGGCACagctcagcagcttgttgtgctgCTTCTTTGACCCCTTGCCAGCACGACGTCAGCGCCATGAAGCAGCTAAACACAGAAGCAGACTTAAGGAAACAGACACTGGAAACACCAAAACCTGCGTTTGTTTTATTCAGTGATTAAATCATTCAGAGGTCTGCAGGCTCACCCAGAAAAAGTGACATCACTATGACATCACTGCACATTTCTCTATATTAACTGTGCTTTTATTGATTCCAGATGTTTGCTATACCTCACTCTGGCAACGCAGGTCATGCATGATCTATCCAAGAATGGAGGACGTGTGTCCATGACTCAATGCAGGACATTCCAGCTGCAGGATGTGACACAGGAAACAGTACAATGGACCTGAAAATAACTCAAGCACATACAGTAAAATAAGTCAATTTAAGCACGGCAGCTTTGCAAAAATGTAAAGCAGGCCGATGGTCATCGTGGACTTTCCGTCCAGCCTGTGTCTGTAAAGGATGCAGCGCTGAACACTGtcctctggaatgcttcaaccaACAAGAGTCTGGGTGGGGTCAGAACTGGTTCTGGATGTCTCAGGTGTCTGAAGCCTTTGTTTCACCTTATCAcatctttctgtttccttttctgaagcacagagctgctgattGATTGCAAATGTTCCAAATAGCTGTCACTCCTGTgccacaagcacacacacacacactgaaaatagAAACCTCATTCATGGTCAAATCAGAtgcacacctgctgctgctgctgtagtgcACTGATAGGAGTCTGTAGTGGTGTCTATGTCTCACCTGTGTGCTTATGTCTCTTCTCCACCAGTGATGTGCTGACGGTCTGAGCCGGTGTGAGTGTTGTGACGTGGGGTCCAGGGGAAAGGAGCTGGACTTTCCTCTGATGATACAGGTGGTCTCTCACACTTCGATCCGTAATCAAATCAGATAGTCCTAGTCATCAGTATGACCTCATCTCCTCTGGAAATGCTGagacttcctcttcctctgctgagATGGATTCtgcagcttccctctctctctttgtgttcctacttccttctctcttcctcttcctacCTTCTCCTTATCAACACAACAGTTCTGGGACGTGTTAGTAACGAACAAAAAATGATGGTGATGTTCTAAAACTGGGAAAAGCTCTGCAGCCACGCAGCAGGAGGTCCTTGAACATCAATTTACTAGTATTGTCGCCAACATGCAAGCCTCTCTGTTCTTTTGAGCTTAATGTTATTGAACATTGTTCcaataaataaactcaaacttaaactgcagttccaacagtggccacttgaggctccTTTATGCTAAAATGTGCATCTATAGAGCAGAGATAAGCACGTTTACAGCCCGGTAAGACCTGATTTAGTGTCTACAGGGGAGAGCTTTGAGTGGCAGGTTGTTGCGGTTTTAAAATCTTCTCCACATTTCAACATTGGGGTGATACAGGAGGAAAAACTCTGAGTTACGAATGCTCTACCTGAGGCCATGCATGTCTAAAACAAACCACATAACAAAGGAGCTGCTCCACCCTTCAGGTGAAGTTTTGCTTCAAGTTTTACGTGTAGAACAATTTGTGGTCGTCTTTGAAGTCACAGAGAGTCGTCCTTCTGAATGAGTCGATTCTCATTTAGCGTCCCgtagaacacacacagttcagagGCTGggtctgcactgtgtgttcatacagtctgcactgtgtgcagcctctgtgtgtggacacaTCTAATATTCTGTGTTTAACACAACCAATACTGCGTCTTTGTTTCCTTGAAACAACAATTGTTCAGTTGGCCGACACTGTGCATATCTCATGagtcacagcagctgcacattgtgtgtgtggggttcacacattcctgctgctgtttcatgAAGCTCTGTTCATGTTTCATAATCAAAGCTGTCAGTCCGCAGCCCAGAAGACACGACTGCAAACCAGTGAGCACGATGCAATGGTATGCAGTGTAGCAACTTATGATCAAAATTCATGAATTTACAAGAATTTACTAGAAATAAATcacaagttttaaaaaaaatccaagaaaAAACTTCACGAAATTCACAAATTTCCACACAAAATTTACAAGATACACAACTTTTTTGactttttaagaaaaaaaactacaacttTATGAGATGAAAATGccaatttataaaaaaaacttgcaggaaaagaaagaaattagaAAAACTGTCAACTTTATAAGAAGAAAATCACAAGCTTGATTATGAAACTTGATTTATGATTCACAGTCAGAACTGTGACAGAGCCAGAGGGCATGGCAACAAATGTGTGTTGAAAAAGGAGCAGTCCATGTGTAAAGCGAGTGAAGATGAAGTGTGATCGGCTCCTCTGTGTGCTTTGGGTGGTGCCTGAGGGGAAACAATGAGGGATTGTCTTCAAGTCTTCACTCGAGCAGCTTCACATTGCTTCACTTCCTTTAGTTCAGTGACATCACACTTCATCCTGACTCTGCTATTTTAGGTCTGTGAGGGAGCGTGAAGCAACCCCTCCACAGAAAATGACTGTATTTGgacgttctctctctctcctttcaggGTTTAACTAAACATTCGCTTTTTGTCTTGGAATCCCTCGTGGCCTTCACCCTGTTTCCTCATAAGGCAGCGCGGTGAAGTCATTTAATCACATAAATGGTTCAGGATAGACTGTTAATGAAGCATGAAATGGTgtcgtcctcctctgtgttacTCCACTGCACCTTCACTAAAGGACGCTAATCTTCCTCACCCAGCGCTCCTATTGTCTGTTGGGAAGTTTGAGGTTGTTTACTTTTGCTTACATAAGGTGCCAGCTACTGTTTACACTGCTGGTTGTCTGATCTCattcctctgcttctttttaacctttgcACTAACGCCACAGTAAATCCTATAATAACTACTCATATAACAGTTAATTATCCACCAAGTTAATGATGATTATGGTTGATTTCTCATAATGCGTATAGATTTGGTCTCCACCCTTTTATGTCTGACTAACAAGGTTCTAGTACAGACAGATAAAGACAGAGTAAGAACACACACGTTCAGTGCAGACCAAAGACGGCAGCGTAGTGCTGGAGTCACAGTTTATATTTCTCTCTACAGTCGGACTCTGGAGGTTCCTGAGCCACCTGCTCTGAAGACGTGTCCCACGTGTTCAGAGACGGCGTCCTTTAGAGGCTCAGGCCTCGCAGGCGTAGACCGCAGAGGTCGCACAAAgtggtgttgttttttttttaaatggggaAGGTTGAGTCTGTGGActgaagacttcctgtttgtcacaATGAGCTGCTCCCGTTGCCTAGCAACCGGCAGTCAATATTTACATTCATACTTTACTGTTTGGCTGTTTGTGGAGTCTGATGTAAAGTAAAGAGCACAAGGAGTTAATTCAGGGATATGTTTGGGCCGCAAAGGATGCATCCTTCATTAGAGTGAGGGAAGAAGGACACATCTGAAGGAGCCTTCAATATGTGGCCTAGTCTAGATGGAAATAGGGGTCCACACGCACCCCCCGGCTTTTTTTATGCCACCTGATTTGTTTTCATCCTCAAAGTGTCTATTTTCAGAATCTGCCGGGTACCAAGCTGAAATAATGTCCCAATGACttcatttttaaccctttactgcATCTGACCCAAGCCCCAAAAAATCGGAAAATGATACAGAAAGTGGCGTAACCTTTGATGCAAACAACATACAGAGTCAAATGAACACACTTTCCCGTACAACGCTGACCAAAGGAATTCAATGGAAAagttatttattacatttaactaTATGTTGAATCTGTTTCTGgacaaaaacagtaaaaaaatgtgtaaaagatgcaTGGAGGACCGACCATCTTTCTATTTTCTCAAGTGCATTGGTTGCTTTTTTTCCAACCACCGGTTATTTCTTTATCATTCAAGTGTCTATTTTAAGATCATATTGGGTACAAAGCTGAAATAATGTCTcaaatgctttatttttaaccctttactgcACCAAACCCaaaccaggaaaatgtaaaaatgatatAGAAAGTGGTATAACGTGATGTAAACAACTCACAGTgacaaatgaacacattttccCATACAATGTTGACCCAAGGAATTCAATGGAatcattatttattacatttaactaTATCTTGActctggacaaaaacagcagaaaatgtgtaaaagatgtgtGGAGGACCAACTATCTATTTTCTCAAGTGCTTCTGTTGCTTTTTTCCCACCACTTGTTATTTCTTTGTGTCTATTTTAAGATCAtattgatcatcatcatcatcatcgtatGTGATGGTGGCTCCTCCTGATTTTTTTGGGCTTGGGTCAGATGCAGTAAAGTGTTAAAAATCTGGGGTCATTATTTCAGCTTGGTACCCGGCAGATTCTGAAAAAAGACACTttaaggatgaaaaaaaatcaggtggCATAAAAAAAGCCTCATGCGCGTGGACCCCTATTTCCATCTAGACTATTAAAGGATGCAGCTGCTGATTTGGGGCCTTAGAACCTCCTATAGAATACATAACATATGGGTGATGTCATGAGCAGTTCATTCATCTTTATTCAAGGAGGAAGATTGGAAAATGATAACAGAAGactttattgtgattttttttaaatgaggaatacagactactgccacctactggtacgGAGGATAAATTCCATCTTTTAGCTGCAATATTTTTGTCTTAAGTTGTCATCGTGTTGTGGTGTCTTTATATAGCCTCTGTATGTGTTCCTGTTGTCTCGTCAATGGCTTCTAAGAACATTCTTATTAAAGATTTGTGGAGAAAACAcacgtcagtgtgtgtgatggagttTTAATGACCCACTAAGCTGTTCAGTCTCAGGTGATAGCAGCTGTAGTAAGTCAGATAACAGATGTGCAGAgttcagctgacacacacacacacacacacacacacacacacagtgtggcagTGCAGAGCAGAAGTGAGCTGAGGCGGGGCCTGAAGTTTGTCGACAGTTTTTCTGCCTgtgtgctgctggagctccgcTTCAGACACCGCTCTCCAACATGCCCGGAGCATGACAGGAAACTGGTTGAGCGGGTGACGGAGGCAGCAGAGGAGCGCAGAGCGTCGGGCCgctgagaggagaagaaaacacGGAGAGGAAAAGCGACATGACGGCCTGAAAGTTCCACCGAGGAGAGGACTGAGGGCTGGACACCAGAGTGCGGTGAGtccgctgctgtctgtgtgtgtgtgtgttctggttcAACATGTGTCAGACCTGCGCTGACAGGCGTCggaacaacaacaactttaGATAAACCGCAGGTTATGGAGTGAAACGTTGGGACTTAGCAGCCATGCGGTGTTTTAAAGCCACTTTAAAGTGGTTTAATCGTGTTGTTTTAGTTTCTTAATTATGTTCCTTCACATGAACTTGCAAATGGAGCCTGTGGTGTTTGGTCAGAGGGAGGAGCCCCACCCATGAACCATCCATCCTGCGGTTAGATTCCATCTCCCCCCAttcactgtctgtgtttttccactgctgtaGTATTATAACTGTGATAAAGAGCCTAtcgatcacacacacacacacacacacacagcagatcaaTCACGCTGTTTTTATCAAGTGATTTTTTTAGTGAGTGAAACCAACCTCCATTCATTGGATAACTTTTATTAGCTCAGACTTTCAAGTTTATATGAATCAATATTTATTCAAGtagaaaatataaacaatagttgtaataataaaaactgaagTGATTTAatgaggacaaatcaaccataAGTACAACACCCAGAGCtctttaataaatattattacaCAATTCTACACATTATTACACATTCTGTAAatgaataaacacaaataaacactgacacGGAGCTCtttatttaatatttctttattattattattattattattattattattattatctgtattAGTGTCCTTCTGTCGGTGGGTTGTGGTGTGAGGTCACTCCACTCCACTCCTGTTAAAACGTAAGCCTGTACAGGTTATGTTGGACATTTGGAGTACAAGCTGCTTGACAAATGTatgttaaaacaacaacaacacagaactcTGCAGGAGGACTAATGCATGTAAACATCTGCATATGTTTGTATAAAATCTTTATGTACTAATGAATTATTCAATGAGTTCAGCTGTAGGGTTATAAAGTGACCTTAGTGCTTTTAAACACGTGCAGAATCTGGATTGTTAGGTGGATACATGATCAATCAGCCAGTTAAGCCTTGTTATATGGTATATTACAAACAATATGATGCAATACAAAGTGATTTACAAGCAACTAACTCAAAGTGCAAGAACTAGAATAAATAAACGCTGAAAGGATGGTTTTGAGGTTTATGTTACGTCTTGtttgtgtccttgtgtcttCCCAGGACGACAGCATGGCGCGTCGCTCTCAGTGTTCCTCCGCCGGGGACAGTCCTCTGGACCCCAACTACCTCCCTCCTCACTATCGGGAAGAGTACCGCCTGGCTATTGACACACTGGTCGAGGAGGATTTGGAAGGATACTATCAGTTCCTCCAAAAAGCCGACGTGGTGGACTTTCTGTCCACGCCTGAGATTCAGTACATCCAGGACTCTGTTCAGGtccctcagcagagcagcagccacCCCGAGCAGCACTTCCTGGAGACCGGGGGAGATGGCTCCTCAGACACTTACTGGCCCGTTCATTCGGACTTGGACGCGCCGGGTTTGGACCTCGGATGGCCTCAGATGCATCCCTTCATTTGTCCCACCGAGGTCACCACTCTGGTCAACCCCCCCGAGCCAGACATGCCGAGCATCAAGGAGCAGGCCAGACGTCTCATCAAGAACGCTCAGCAGGTTGACCTCTCACTCGGTCACTCAGAAAAAACGTTTTTATTCTCACATCACTTCTCACCCTTTGGTTCTCACCCTCTCAGGTCATCGGCATAGTGATGGACATGTTCACtgatgttgacatgtttgcGGATATTCTCAATGCCGCCACAAGGAATGTGGCCGTCTACATCATTCTGGACGAGCAGAACGCACATCACTTTGTCAACATGGTGTCCAACTGCAGGGTAGTACTGCAGAACATCCCAGTGAGTACTGCCCTTTTATCACAGTGTGCATCTGTGACCCGTATTGAAAGATGTTGCAACCAGATTTTAAATAAATCAGCTAGGGAAGCTAGAAATTAGACTtgctttttgcctttttgtGATATTTTGTTGAAAAGTGTATCAGCTTTGTAGTTTTTGTCCACAAAGAAGAGCTCACAGACACAAGcgtcactgcagctgctgctaaatgtgacacatttctacaaaaaaaggaagcacaCCGGCCTCTTCTTTCCAAACGTCACATTGCCTGGATGGaaagaattattattatcagaaaTTATTGAGCAAACTGAAATATTTTGTGATAAAAGCTCGAACATTTGTGCCTCAAATGTGCTCCTatagacaaaaaataaactgcatgttAAAGGGAATCTAAATGTGGACATTTAAAGTGATAATCCAATGCTGCCACCTAGCTTGGATTGATGTTACTAGCATTTATTTACTATCTtcttgtgtgtcttgtgtgtcttGCAGTTTCTGCGTGTGAGGACTGTGTCCGGCATCACGTATCAGTGCCGCTCAGGGAAATCCTTCAAAGGTCAGATGATGGATCGCTTCCTGTTGACCGACTGCAGGGCTGTGCTGAGCGGAAACTACAGGTGAGGCTCTTTAAGTCACTCCACACACTCATGTGAATGCAGTGCTTGTTCTAATGCCCCCTTCGTTGTTGTGTCTTTGTCCAGCTTCATGTGGTCCTTTGAGAAGCTGCACCGCTGCATGGCACACCTGTTCCTCGGACAGCTTGTGTCCACCTTTGATGAGGAGTTTCGGATTCTGTACGCTCAATCCCAACCGCTGCTGATTGAAAATGTGCTCGCCCCAGTGGAAGACTTAAGCATTTTACAAAAGAGGCAGTACCCGAGCGAAAGACGTTTACTGTACAGAGAGCCTAGGAAGTTCCTCTCACTGGACACTGGTAATCCAGATGAATGGGGGAGACCTCCCCAAGATGAGCGAATGGATGCAGATTGGAGGATGGCGCACCTTAAAAGGCAGGAGTCCCTGCGCGGCCCTGCAGATTTGTACAGCAGGTTTCCCTCACAGCAGGCACGCGTGGATCCGCCTTTCGATCAGGGCCCCTCCAGGATTGCCATGATGGACAATCCCGCCTTTAAACGCCACAGTTACGCCGAAGGCATTCAAGGTAGATACTCTTTCCCGTTCCTACAGCCACAGGTTCCAGACTCTGAGACCCAGGGAAGGCATTTTCACAGGGGGCAGCCACCTTACCCAGGACCTGAAGCAGAGTACACTTCCTATGACAAGTTCTGGAACCAGGACTATCTTTCAACTGATCAGTACTCTGAACCCGGTGTACCACCAGAGATGCACCCGGGTGAAAACTTTGACCCTGTTCTGAACTATTTATCATCCACCAGAAATCGAGACTTTGACCAGAGTTCAGAGAACTTACTGCCTGCAGCGGATTTACCGTTTGGTTCATCTCACCCGAGAAGGCTGAGTCTAGGTCAGACGTACGCCTGTCAAACGTCTCCCACACCCTCAAACACAACTGACCAGAAACCATTTTTCCAGGAGCCTTACATCGAACGCAAAGATCCGATGGTGAAACGAGGGCTGAGAAACTGGAGGATTAGCTCATTCCTTAGTGCGTATGATAACCCCACAGATGAAGGTCCACCTCAGGCCCACGAACCTTTGGAGGAGCCCACTCACCCCACACCAGCCATTGAATTACCATCTACTAAAATCCCTAATGTCAGAGAGTTCAAGGTTCCTGCAGTGCCCAGAGTAAGTCAGATGCCAAGTTACGTCAAAACAGCCGTCCTAGAGCAGCCGAAGAAGCTGCCTGATGAGCCTGCTGTGCCGGCGACAGAAACCAAAACTACACCGTCACCTTCACCTACACCGTCATCATCATCTACAACGGAAGGGGACAagatggaggaggcagagcagaaGGAGCCAAAAACCATCGGCCTCCGAAGAGAGGACTCTTTCCGCAGGAAATACAACGCTGCGAAACCACGGAGCTCCAGGCTAAGATCATCCTTAATATTCAGCTCTATGGATCAGCAAGATCCCAAAACCTccgagcaggaggaggaaactgAAGCAGAACAGACAAAGCTCCCATTTGTCTCTCATGTTTTGGGACAGCGGCGGTCTGCTACAAGAGAACCTTTTGAATGGAGTCGCTACATAAAGTCAAACACTTTTGATAACTCAGCTGCAGAAACATCCAAACCAGACGATGGAAGCAGCAAAGGAGACGAAAAAGACTCCACAAAGGAGGAAAAGTCGGAGAATATTCCAGAAATTCAGCTGCAACACGCAGATCAAGCTAATCTTACACCATCAGTTCCTCCGCCCAAACCCGCTGAAGCTGAGCTACCCAGAACTGatcagcaggtgcagccagatAAACCTCTGCTCAGCACTTTATCCTTTGTGGATATGAGCGATCCTGATCAGAGGCTGATGTTTTTCAAAGAGATGGCGGCAAAACGCAAAGCTGCAGAAGCTGAAAAGAGCAAAGGGAAGAGTCCAGTGAAACCACCAGCAGTTCTTCAAACCAGCACCGCTGGTAAAAAGGAGGACGATGTGGCAAAAGAACACACGACTGATGGCTTATTAGAAagaactgctgctgcagagagcgCTGGGGAGACGTCTGACGGCAGTAAAGAAGATTCCAGAACCCCCCAAAGCTGTgagaaagaacaaaacaacGCTTCTGCTGAAACTCATCCTGTTTCTGCTGAAGCTCCTCAGCGTGCAGGAGATCCACGTCTGCCTGACGGTGTTTGTCAACCTGCTCAAAGAACCGATGAAAGTTCACACCTTAACTCTACCTCAGAGGAACCTAACGCTATCGCTTCCAGTTCACTGGAGATATCCTCAAATTCAAGTCCTCCTGAGGCAGAAACCAGCTCTGACCACGTCGTCGAGCCATTACCACAAACCTCTGATCTcactcctgcttcttcttcttctgatacCATCCCAGGTGACACCATCCCAGCTGATAAAAGTGAAGTGCAGGAATCTGTCACTTCTTCTGCACAAGAACCTCCAAAATCAGCTGAGGAAACTTCAGACAAATCTCAGAATCCAAGCACTCAGGCTCACCTAGATTCTGTTTCCCAGCTGACGTCATCGGCGATCCCCTCAGCCGTTGTACAGGTGGAATCTGATATTTCTCCTGACGTATGTGCTGCTGGTTCAGAGACAAACGTGCTCCCATTACAGTCCACAGCACAGACTGACGCTGAAGAATCAGAAACAGATGTTTGTGTAGCAGGAAAAGGTA
This Parambassis ranga chromosome 15, fParRan2.1, whole genome shotgun sequence DNA region includes the following protein-coding sequences:
- the fam83ha gene encoding protein FAM83H, whose protein sequence is MARRSQCSSAGDSPLDPNYLPPHYREEYRLAIDTLVEEDLEGYYQFLQKADVVDFLSTPEIQYIQDSVQVPQQSSSHPEQHFLETGGDGSSDTYWPVHSDLDAPGLDLGWPQMHPFICPTEVTTLVNPPEPDMPSIKEQARRLIKNAQQVIGIVMDMFTDVDMFADILNAATRNVAVYIILDEQNAHHFVNMVSNCRVVLQNIPFLRVRTVSGITYQCRSGKSFKGQMMDRFLLTDCRAVLSGNYSFMWSFEKLHRCMAHLFLGQLVSTFDEEFRILYAQSQPLLIENVLAPVEDLSILQKRQYPSERRLLYREPRKFLSLDTGNPDEWGRPPQDERMDADWRMAHLKRQESLRGPADLYSRFPSQQARVDPPFDQGPSRIAMMDNPAFKRHSYAEGIQGRYSFPFLQPQVPDSETQGRHFHRGQPPYPGPEAEYTSYDKFWNQDYLSTDQYSEPGVPPEMHPGENFDPVLNYLSSTRNRDFDQSSENLLPAADLPFGSSHPRRLSLGQTYACQTSPTPSNTTDQKPFFQEPYIERKDPMVKRGLRNWRISSFLSAYDNPTDEGPPQAHEPLEEPTHPTPAIELPSTKIPNVREFKVPAVPRVSQMPSYVKTAVLEQPKKLPDEPAVPATETKTTPSPSPTPSSSSTTEGDKMEEAEQKEPKTIGLRREDSFRRKYNAAKPRSSRLRSSLIFSSMDQQDPKTSEQEEETEAEQTKLPFVSHVLGQRRSATREPFEWSRYIKSNTFDNSAAETSKPDDGSSKGDEKDSTKEEKSENIPEIQLQHADQANLTPSVPPPKPAEAELPRTDQQVQPDKPLLSTLSFVDMSDPDQRLMFFKEMAAKRKAAEAEKSKGKSPVKPPAVLQTSTAGKKEDDVAKEHTTDGLLERTAAAESAGETSDGSKEDSRTPQSCEKEQNNASAETHPVSAEAPQRAGDPRLPDGVCQPAQRTDESSHLNSTSEEPNAIASSSLEISSNSSPPEAETSSDHVVEPLPQTSDLTPASSSSDTIPGDTIPADKSEVQESVTSSAQEPPKSAEETSDKSQNPSTQAHLDSVSQLTSSAIPSAVVQVESDISPDVCAAGSETNVLPLQSTAQTDAEESETDVCVAGKGISGSSESEMYSFPEAGAESSEGLGLSYDVTAESPSVPEPVISALEGSVTETITLPEHPPSETSSYVNIDSTSQSETPTHAAPPAGLVLTGSDVPSPAETLSCSPLTDTAGSVLSPEGKKAETNMFDTNEAPPHPSSPAEPPSEAPAETDPPSKTPESGAPEIHASEKIPEDTSGTQESASSEKPDDSVKQNNVSDPTEVTSKQPKSSQSRYHSSTANVLSSSNLRDDTKLLLEQISANSQNRSEAAKESPVTDDEKEDEADKTAQREKERGMRTFSRGQHKSSEEREKLLERIQSMRKDRKVYSRFEMAP